A window of the Teredinibacter franksiae genome harbors these coding sequences:
- a CDS encoding NAD(P)-binding protein, with product MNIRSADMTTPPDLTSSAGTGPSADKRPVYQDYLPPCNNACPAGENIQGWLALVHDGRYQDAWQLLVENNPMPAVHGRVCYHPCESECNREQVDGAVGIHQIERYLGDMAIEQGWIPKFTSRKTGKRVLVVGAGPSGLSAAYQLARLGHTVEIRDAGTIAGGMMHFGIPAYRLPRKILQAEISRIEKMGVKITLNHKVEDLQKEKEQGAFDAVFVAVGAHISKKINIPSREAGRILDAVNYLHDVSSGNQPLLGRRVAIYGGGNTAMDAARTAKRLGAEETLIIYRRDMEHMPAHQFEAEEAMEEGVKINWLRTIHEIDEDQIKVEKMELDDSGRPQPTGIFETLEADALILALGQNIDSQLMQYIPGVDFTDDGTVQVDSHMMTGQPGIFAGGDMVPSERTVTIATGHGKKAARNIHAFISGQAMTKKNPADVVGLDSLNIWYYASASQSQQPVVPADERNKSFDEVLGGLTPAEVKYEASRCYSCGNCFECDGCYGACPENAIIKLGVGRFYQIDYSLCTGCGACTTQCPTAAIHMTEKV from the coding sequence ATGAATATTCGCTCAGCAGATATGACCACGCCTCCCGACCTTACCTCTAGTGCCGGTACGGGACCCTCCGCAGACAAACGACCTGTCTATCAGGATTATTTACCACCGTGTAATAACGCTTGCCCCGCCGGGGAGAATATCCAAGGGTGGTTGGCGCTGGTGCACGATGGACGTTACCAAGATGCCTGGCAATTATTAGTTGAAAATAACCCTATGCCCGCTGTTCATGGCCGGGTGTGTTATCACCCCTGTGAATCTGAGTGTAACCGTGAGCAGGTGGATGGCGCGGTGGGTATTCATCAGATAGAGCGCTATTTGGGTGATATGGCCATCGAGCAGGGGTGGATACCGAAATTCACCAGCCGTAAAACGGGTAAGCGGGTGTTGGTCGTTGGGGCAGGCCCCAGCGGTTTAAGTGCGGCCTATCAGCTTGCTCGCCTAGGCCATACGGTTGAGATTCGCGATGCCGGCACTATTGCCGGCGGCATGATGCACTTTGGTATCCCTGCGTACCGTCTTCCGCGCAAAATTTTACAGGCCGAAATTAGCCGCATCGAAAAAATGGGCGTAAAGATTACACTCAACCACAAGGTTGAAGACCTGCAAAAAGAAAAAGAGCAGGGTGCCTTCGATGCGGTTTTTGTTGCTGTGGGTGCGCATATATCCAAAAAGATCAATATTCCTTCACGGGAAGCGGGGCGCATTCTCGATGCGGTGAATTATCTCCACGACGTTAGCTCTGGAAATCAACCTCTGCTCGGTCGCCGAGTAGCCATCTATGGTGGAGGTAACACCGCTATGGATGCCGCTCGCACGGCAAAACGTTTGGGTGCGGAAGAAACACTGATTATTTACCGTCGCGACATGGAGCATATGCCCGCGCATCAATTCGAAGCCGAAGAGGCGATGGAAGAGGGTGTGAAAATTAATTGGTTGCGCACTATTCATGAAATAGACGAAGACCAAATTAAAGTTGAAAAAATGGAACTCGATGACAGTGGGCGCCCACAACCAACGGGTATCTTTGAAACCTTGGAAGCCGATGCGTTAATTCTTGCCCTTGGCCAAAATATCGATTCACAACTCATGCAGTATATTCCCGGCGTTGATTTCACTGACGATGGCACCGTGCAAGTGGACAGCCATATGATGACCGGGCAACCGGGTATATTTGCAGGGGGCGATATGGTGCCCAGCGAGCGCACGGTCACCATCGCAACGGGTCACGGCAAAAAAGCGGCGCGTAATATTCACGCCTTTATTAGCGGCCAGGCCATGACGAAGAAGAATCCTGCCGACGTAGTGGGTTTAGATTCACTCAATATTTGGTATTACGCCAGTGCCAGTCAATCGCAACAACCTGTTGTTCCCGCCGATGAGCGGAATAAGAGTTTTGATGAGGTCCTTGGTGGCTTAACCCCCGCCGAAGTAAAGTACGAGGCCAGTCGTTGCTATTCATGCGGCAATTGTTTTGAGTGCGACGGCTGCTACGGCGCATGTCCGGAAAATGCGATTATAAAACTCGGAGTTGGGCGCTTTTACCAAATTGATTATTCGCTTTGTACAGGCTGTGGTGCCTGTACAACACAGTGCCCAACAGCCGCCATTCATATGACTGAAAAAGTGTGA
- the nifJ gene encoding pyruvate:ferredoxin (flavodoxin) oxidoreductase, with protein sequence MDANKNTAVQVTLDGGEATAYVAYRTNEVCSIYPITPSSPMAEFADEWASQGVNNLWGQTPLIAELQSEGGAAGTVHGALQTGALTTTFTASQGLMLMIPNMYKIAGELTPTVFHVAARSLAAQGLSIFGDHQDVMAVRQTGFAQLVSSSVQECHDMALIAQSTTLKSRVPIVHFFDGFRTSHEVSKISMLADEHIRAMIDDELVFAHRSRALNPDNPKMRGTAQNPDTYFQGRETVNTYYSQSINIFEENFKKFAELTGRHYQLFEYFGDPKATRVLILMGSATETVKSTVEYLNKQGESVGAIRVRLYRPFSAEHLLRALPKTAEKIAVLDRTKEPGSNGEPLYKDVVTDLAQAHSNGLRSRMPRVIGGRYGLSSKEFTPAMVARVFEELNAEKPKNGFTVGITDDKSFTSLDNIKPLDIEADETIRALFYGLGADGTVGANKNSIKIIGAEDRFSAQGYFVYDSKKAGSMTTSHLRFGPHKIESPYLITSASFVACHQYNFIDHVDILAGAKRGATFLLNSPYGKHEVWDKLPQHLQRKIIEKEVAFYVIDGARVARSVGMGSRINTVMQTCFFALSGIMEKEEAIAKIKSAAQKSYARKGQDIVKRNFAAIDSALAHLEEVNYPQVVTSEYNPDPMQAFDNAPDFVKQVTSQIILGKGDLIPVAQLPDDGTFPTGTTQWEKRNIAADLPIWESELCIQCGNCAIVCPHASIRAKFYRAPELESAPDSFKTSHVTARGFPDLRYTLQVYPEDCTGCGLCVRACPVNDAEDESRHAINMQPKNDWLAQEKENLTFFETLEYNDRATVDFSNVRGVQYLQPLFEFSGACSGCGETPYLKLISQLFGGRALVANATGCSSIYGGNLPTTPWAQNSEGKGPAWCNSLFEDNAEFGFGYRLTADQHLKLARMRLLELRDKLDVDLVDAALGAEQQLESDIRKQRQRVIVLRAALETLDDPKAKDLLSVIDHLVRRSVWIVGGDGWAYDIGYGGVDHVIASGRDVNVLVMDTEVYSNTGGQASKATPIGAVAKFAAGGKVVPQKDLSLQAIAYGSVYVARIALGANPQQALQAFREAEAYPGPSLILAYSHCVEHGISMDEGLTQQKLAVKCGYWPLYRYNPSLHSTGRNPFMLDSLRPSIDMQEYAYRENRYKILRNRNPEEAKRLMSLAQQVVNQKWSVYEEMATRDVHAFTPDTRN encoded by the coding sequence ATGGACGCGAATAAAAATACCGCCGTACAGGTCACTCTCGATGGTGGCGAAGCCACAGCCTATGTGGCCTATAGAACCAATGAAGTTTGTTCTATTTACCCTATTACGCCCTCATCGCCAATGGCAGAATTTGCCGACGAGTGGGCGAGCCAGGGTGTTAACAACCTGTGGGGGCAGACGCCGTTGATAGCCGAACTGCAAAGTGAAGGCGGTGCCGCAGGTACGGTACACGGAGCTTTGCAAACGGGTGCGTTGACCACAACATTTACGGCCTCCCAAGGCCTGATGTTGATGATTCCCAATATGTATAAAATTGCCGGGGAATTAACACCAACGGTTTTTCATGTGGCCGCGCGCTCTTTGGCTGCGCAGGGGCTTTCTATTTTTGGTGATCATCAAGATGTAATGGCCGTTCGCCAAACTGGTTTTGCACAACTGGTTTCTTCCTCTGTGCAAGAATGTCACGATATGGCGCTAATTGCCCAATCAACAACCCTAAAAAGCCGTGTGCCCATCGTACATTTTTTTGATGGCTTTCGTACCTCACATGAAGTTAGCAAGATCTCGATGTTAGCAGATGAGCACATTCGAGCCATGATTGATGATGAGCTAGTATTCGCGCACCGCAGCCGTGCGCTAAATCCAGACAACCCAAAAATGCGCGGAACGGCGCAAAATCCGGATACCTATTTTCAGGGCAGGGAAACCGTTAATACCTATTACAGTCAAAGCATTAACATTTTTGAAGAGAATTTCAAAAAATTTGCTGAACTGACCGGTCGTCACTATCAGTTGTTTGAATACTTTGGCGACCCAAAAGCCACTCGTGTACTCATACTCATGGGTTCCGCCACCGAAACAGTTAAATCAACGGTGGAGTATTTAAACAAGCAAGGCGAGAGCGTTGGCGCTATTCGGGTGCGCCTCTACCGGCCATTTAGCGCCGAGCACTTGCTACGGGCACTACCGAAAACGGCAGAAAAAATAGCGGTACTGGATAGAACCAAAGAGCCGGGTTCAAACGGCGAGCCGCTATACAAAGATGTCGTTACTGACTTAGCGCAAGCACACAGCAATGGGCTGCGCAGTCGCATGCCGCGGGTTATAGGCGGCCGTTACGGTTTATCGAGTAAAGAGTTTACGCCTGCAATGGTGGCGCGAGTATTTGAAGAATTGAATGCCGAAAAGCCTAAAAACGGTTTTACGGTTGGTATTACAGACGATAAATCGTTTACCAGTCTCGATAATATTAAACCCCTGGATATTGAAGCGGATGAAACAATTCGTGCGCTTTTTTACGGACTGGGGGCTGACGGTACGGTGGGTGCCAACAAAAACAGCATTAAGATTATTGGCGCTGAAGACCGTTTTTCTGCGCAAGGTTACTTTGTTTACGATTCTAAAAAAGCCGGCAGTATGACCACCTCGCACTTACGGTTTGGCCCGCATAAAATTGAGTCACCTTACTTAATAACCTCCGCGTCGTTTGTGGCTTGCCATCAGTACAATTTTATCGATCACGTAGATATCCTTGCGGGCGCTAAACGCGGTGCCACCTTCCTACTAAACAGCCCCTACGGCAAACATGAGGTGTGGGATAAGTTGCCACAACATCTACAGCGGAAAATAATTGAAAAGGAAGTGGCGTTTTACGTTATAGATGGGGCACGTGTTGCGCGCTCGGTGGGCATGGGAAGTCGTATCAATACTGTAATGCAAACCTGTTTCTTTGCGCTCAGCGGCATAATGGAAAAAGAAGAGGCGATAGCAAAAATTAAAAGTGCCGCGCAAAAAAGCTATGCCAGAAAAGGTCAGGACATTGTTAAGCGTAATTTCGCGGCAATAGATTCTGCGCTTGCTCACCTAGAAGAAGTAAATTATCCGCAGGTGGTGACCAGTGAGTACAATCCAGACCCAATGCAAGCCTTTGATAATGCACCAGATTTTGTAAAACAGGTGACCAGTCAAATTATCCTAGGTAAGGGCGATTTAATTCCCGTTGCCCAATTGCCCGACGACGGCACCTTTCCAACCGGAACAACCCAGTGGGAAAAACGCAATATTGCCGCGGACTTACCTATCTGGGAATCTGAATTGTGCATTCAATGCGGCAATTGCGCCATTGTATGCCCGCACGCCTCGATTCGCGCCAAATTCTATCGGGCACCCGAGTTGGAGAGTGCTCCAGATAGCTTTAAAACCTCTCACGTGACGGCACGCGGGTTTCCCGATTTGCGCTACACGTTGCAGGTGTACCCGGAAGATTGTACCGGTTGTGGGCTGTGCGTACGTGCTTGCCCGGTGAACGATGCTGAAGATGAAAGTCGTCATGCGATTAACATGCAACCGAAAAACGATTGGTTAGCGCAAGAAAAGGAAAACCTGACGTTTTTCGAAACGCTGGAGTATAACGACCGCGCCACCGTCGATTTTTCTAATGTTCGCGGTGTGCAATATTTACAGCCATTGTTTGAATTTAGTGGCGCCTGTTCTGGGTGCGGTGAAACACCCTACCTTAAATTAATTAGTCAGTTGTTTGGTGGCAGGGCTTTAGTTGCCAATGCTACTGGCTGCTCTTCCATTTATGGCGGTAATTTACCGACAACACCTTGGGCGCAAAACAGTGAAGGTAAGGGGCCCGCTTGGTGCAACTCGTTGTTCGAGGATAACGCTGAGTTTGGCTTCGGCTACCGTTTAACCGCCGATCAGCATCTAAAGTTGGCGCGTATGCGTTTGCTGGAATTGCGCGATAAGCTCGATGTTGATTTAGTGGATGCCGCGCTTGGTGCCGAACAGCAACTGGAAAGTGATATTCGCAAGCAGCGCCAGCGGGTAATCGTGCTGCGTGCTGCTCTGGAAACATTGGATGACCCCAAAGCCAAAGATTTACTCTCTGTAATTGACCATTTGGTCAGGCGCAGCGTCTGGATTGTAGGCGGCGATGGCTGGGCGTACGATATTGGCTACGGTGGAGTAGACCATGTAATTGCCAGTGGCCGCGATGTGAATGTGTTGGTAATGGACACCGAAGTCTACTCTAACACCGGTGGTCAGGCGTCGAAGGCAACACCCATTGGGGCAGTCGCAAAGTTTGCGGCGGGTGGTAAGGTGGTTCCGCAAAAAGATCTTAGCTTACAGGCTATTGCCTACGGCAGCGTTTATGTCGCGCGCATTGCCTTGGGAGCAAACCCTCAACAGGCTTTACAAGCTTTCCGCGAGGCTGAAGCCTACCCTGGGCCATCGCTAATTCTGGCTTACAGTCATTGTGTAGAGCATGGTATTAGTATGGATGAGGGGCTGACTCAACAGAAGCTGGCGGTTAAGTGCGGTTACTGGCCCCTATATCGTTACAACCCAAGTCTTCACTCCACTGGTCGGAATCCGTTTATGCTTGATTCATTGCGGCCGTCTATCGACATGCAGGAATACGCGTACCGTGAAAATCGCTACAAAATCCTGCGTAACCGGAACCCCGAAGAAGCCAAGCGCTTGATGAGCTTGGCTCAGCAAGTCGTTAATCAGAAGTGGTCTGTATATGAGGAGATGGCCACCCGCGATGTGCACGCGTTTACGCCTGATACGCGTAACTAA
- a CDS encoding cold-shock protein: MSDTVTGTVKWFNESKGFGFIEQESGPDVFAHFSAITGDGFKTLAEGQKVQFKVSQGQKGPQAENIVAV, from the coding sequence ATGTCAGATACCGTTACAGGAACCGTAAAATGGTTCAACGAATCTAAGGGTTTTGGTTTTATCGAACAGGAATCCGGTCCCGATGTATTCGCACACTTCAGTGCAATTACCGGTGATGGTTTTAAAACTTTGGCCGAAGGCCAGAAAGTTCAGTTTAAAGTGTCTCAAGGTCAAAAAGGCCCGCAGGCTGAGAACATTGTTGCTGTCTAA
- a CDS encoding cellulose binding domain-containing protein, giving the protein MLNKNVKRFRLSYLLGLYLFVCNGLALAECEYVVTNSWGAGFTAAIRITNSSSSSINGWLAG; this is encoded by the coding sequence ATGCTGAATAAAAATGTGAAGCGGTTTCGCTTGTCATATCTTCTCGGGCTATATTTATTTGTCTGCAACGGTTTGGCATTGGCCGAATGTGAATATGTCGTTACAAACTCTTGGGGCGCGGGTTTTACTGCCGCCATTCGGATTACCAACAGTTCCTCATCTAGTATTAATGGCTGGCTGGCAGGTTAG
- a CDS encoding cellulose binding domain-containing protein — protein MAGWQVSWDYSQNVVTNVWNANLSGSYTTTNLGWNAGIAPGKSVEFGF, from the coding sequence ATGGCTGGCTGGCAGGTTAGTTGGGATTACAGTCAGAACGTGGTTACCAATGTATGGAATGCGAACCTGAGTGGCAGCTATACCACTACAAACCTTGGATGGAATGCTGGTATTGCACCGGGGAAAAGTGTTGAATTTGGTTTCTAG
- a CDS encoding DUF6055 domain-containing protein, translated as MTDEFTQLNATTSNALYRDSDRFRVYYAGNGMSGGDGNLYQESQQNIDLGLAHLESAYEYFVNERGFRSTALPQNTDQGPYYKMNLYVSTTLNAAGAMGADPRMGLSFIELKGGNGEISIPGIAVREFGHSLTYTAEGWVDQGRTGAWWETIANWVADEYQSSPAYQRVRNEFGLPDSSGVLNTDVVLGRSYLTIVHQENLYDAWPFIEYLDNNPDNYAGLGAMVVPNLFSNHLKNNETPLHVLERLAAPVSVQTILGRYWARMAYLDINNTRALQRFLNVRNNSNFRSQAYANLASVGNNTYQVKTEKKPYYGGANITPLQVTDGGAINVSVSNLGNGLSDSNFTATLAIRNSNGSVRYIDLINGSGQVTIASGEEVSLVVANTPDSLYRYNAFESTSASPELQGLNYQLSITGAVPQEL; from the coding sequence ATTACAGATGAATTCACACAGTTGAACGCAACGACTAGTAATGCGCTCTATCGGGATTCAGACCGTTTCAGGGTTTATTACGCAGGCAACGGTATGTCTGGCGGTGATGGTAATCTATATCAAGAGTCACAGCAGAATATTGATTTAGGTTTGGCTCACCTTGAGTCGGCGTATGAGTATTTCGTTAACGAACGCGGCTTTCGATCTACGGCTTTGCCGCAAAATACCGATCAGGGGCCGTACTACAAAATGAACTTGTACGTGAGTACAACGTTGAATGCTGCCGGTGCGATGGGTGCCGACCCGAGAATGGGGTTGAGTTTTATTGAGCTAAAAGGTGGCAATGGCGAAATTTCTATCCCCGGTATTGCGGTACGCGAGTTTGGTCATTCACTTACGTATACCGCCGAAGGCTGGGTGGACCAAGGTCGAACCGGTGCCTGGTGGGAAACCATCGCTAATTGGGTAGCGGATGAATATCAATCCAGCCCTGCCTATCAAAGGGTTCGCAACGAATTTGGTTTGCCGGATAGTAGCGGTGTGTTGAATACTGATGTTGTACTTGGGCGTTCTTACCTGACCATTGTGCATCAAGAAAATCTTTATGATGCTTGGCCATTTATCGAATACTTGGACAACAATCCAGATAACTATGCCGGTCTTGGCGCAATGGTTGTGCCGAACCTCTTCAGTAATCATTTAAAAAATAATGAAACACCGTTGCATGTACTCGAGCGGCTGGCGGCTCCAGTGAGCGTGCAGACAATTTTAGGGCGTTACTGGGCACGTATGGCCTATTTAGATATTAATAATACTAGGGCATTACAGCGCTTTTTGAATGTGCGTAACAATAGCAATTTCCGCAGTCAGGCCTACGCTAACTTAGCGTCTGTAGGTAATAATACTTACCAGGTGAAAACCGAGAAAAAACCGTATTATGGTGGTGCTAATATTACCCCGCTACAAGTCACCGACGGCGGCGCGATAAATGTGTCTGTTAGCAATTTAGGCAACGGTTTGTCCGACAGTAATTTCACCGCAACGCTGGCTATTCGCAATAGTAACGGTAGTGTTCGCTATATTGATTTGATCAACGGTAGCGGACAGGTAACGATTGCCAGTGGTGAGGAGGTCAGCCTTGTAGTAGCCAACACACCTGATTCGCTTTACCGATACAATGCGTTTGAATCGACTAGTGCAAGTCCTGAATTACAGGGGTTGAATTATCAGCTGAGTATTACCGGTGCGGTTCCACAGGAGCTGTAA
- a CDS encoding glycoside hydrolase family 44 protein: protein MNNYKRVYLASVLASLSAAASAVDVSFSVSAENLRHEISPLIYGTNQTLTGNENLALYRMGGNRLTGYNWENNWSSAGEDWFNYNDGFLIPNGADGSTPGIVLTSFIDDAATAKSIITLQMAGYVSADGSGTVSETEAAPSSRWIPAHASKGSTFSLSPDLTDNAVYMDELVNFLVDRYGTADNGGVFAYSLDNEPALWAGTHPRLHPNPVGAEELVTRSVALATAVKNVDPSASIFGPALYGFGAYLDLQSAPDWASFFSSYNWYVDYYLAQMKSASEIEGKRLLNVLDLHYYSEAKGDQRITNNDANSVNDQLARLQAPRTLWDTEYTENSWIVDNRIEQLPLIPHVQTSISTHYPGTELAFTEYNFGGSDDISGGLAQIDALGIFAKYDVYAANLWLLNDKPNYLASAFRLFRNYDGANASFGTTSVDASMTDKDNSSIYAAVNASTDNLHIIVLNKNTKETLNGSFSINSSTAFASAAAWRLTDGSTAIESLGEVAVTNNSFSYALPALSAYHLVLSTDSISSSSSDSSSSSSSSSSSSSSSDNSSSSVSSSSSSESSSSSSSISSSSDSSSSSSSSTLASSSTSNNNTPSSSGGGGSTGWLFLVLGFWLSAVRRSR, encoded by the coding sequence GTGAATAATTATAAACGCGTTTATCTAGCATCAGTTCTCGCTTCCCTCTCCGCCGCCGCTTCCGCCGTGGATGTCAGCTTTTCGGTTTCAGCCGAAAACCTCCGCCACGAAATTAGCCCTCTTATTTACGGTACCAACCAAACCCTAACCGGCAATGAAAACCTGGCACTATACCGTATGGGTGGCAACCGCTTAACCGGCTACAACTGGGAGAACAACTGGTCTAGCGCTGGCGAAGATTGGTTTAACTATAATGATGGGTTCTTAATCCCCAACGGGGCCGACGGCTCCACACCCGGCATTGTGCTCACTTCGTTTATTGATGATGCCGCTACTGCAAAATCGATTATAACCCTGCAAATGGCCGGCTATGTGTCGGCCGATGGCAGCGGCACGGTGAGTGAAACCGAAGCGGCGCCCTCCAGCCGTTGGATTCCCGCGCACGCCAGCAAGGGCTCCACTTTTTCGCTCTCACCCGACTTAACCGATAACGCCGTTTATATGGATGAGCTAGTCAACTTTCTGGTAGACCGTTACGGTACAGCAGACAACGGCGGCGTATTTGCCTACTCCCTCGACAATGAACCTGCCCTGTGGGCCGGCACACACCCTCGCCTACACCCAAACCCGGTAGGCGCCGAAGAGCTTGTTACCCGCTCAGTGGCGCTGGCAACCGCCGTTAAAAATGTAGACCCGTCAGCCAGTATATTCGGCCCTGCACTTTATGGGTTTGGCGCTTACCTGGACCTGCAATCCGCACCGGACTGGGCGAGCTTTTTCAGTAGCTATAACTGGTATGTCGACTATTATTTGGCACAGATGAAAAGCGCCTCCGAAATAGAAGGCAAACGACTGCTTAATGTTCTAGACCTGCACTACTACTCAGAAGCTAAAGGTGACCAGCGCATTACCAACAATGATGCAAATTCAGTCAATGACCAACTTGCACGCCTGCAGGCACCCCGCACCCTTTGGGATACGGAGTATACGGAAAACAGCTGGATTGTCGATAATCGTATTGAACAACTACCTTTAATCCCCCACGTTCAAACATCTATTAGCACGCACTACCCCGGAACAGAGCTGGCGTTTACCGAATATAATTTCGGCGGCAGCGACGATATTTCCGGTGGCCTTGCACAAATTGATGCGCTGGGTATTTTTGCAAAATACGATGTGTACGCCGCTAACCTCTGGTTGCTGAACGATAAGCCAAACTATCTCGCTTCGGCCTTTCGTTTATTCAGAAATTACGACGGTGCGAATGCCAGCTTTGGCACCACCAGTGTCGATGCATCAATGACCGATAAAGACAACAGCTCCATTTACGCTGCGGTTAATGCCAGCACCGATAACTTACACATTATCGTACTGAATAAAAACACCAAGGAAACCCTTAACGGTAGCTTCAGCATAAACTCGAGCACTGCCTTTGCCTCAGCGGCGGCATGGCGTTTAACCGATGGCTCCACCGCCATTGAAAGTCTGGGCGAGGTGGCCGTAACCAATAACAGCTTTAGTTATGCTCTACCGGCGCTTTCGGCCTACCATTTGGTTTTATCAACGGACAGTATCAGCTCATCGTCAAGCGATTCGTCATCCAGCAGCTCTTCCAGCTCCAGCAGTTCGTCTAGCAGCGACAATTCCAGTAGCAGTGTTTCATCAAGCTCAAGTAGTGAATCATCTTCCAGTAGCTCCTCAATAAGCAGCAGTAGCGACTCATCATCGAGCAGCTCTTCAAGTACCCTAGCAAGTTCCAGCACATCAAATAACAACACGCCGTCATCTTCCGGCGGTGGCGGCTCAACAGGGTGGCTATTTTTAGTATTAGGGTTCTGGCTATCGGCCGTTCGCCGCTCCCGCTAG
- a CDS encoding ABC transporter ATP-binding protein, which produces MENVISIKDLNKTYKGGFTALRNINLDIKKGELFALLGPNGAGKTTLISIVCGIVNGTNGRVLAGGFDIAKEYRAARRAIGLVPQEISTDAFESVWATVVFSRGLFGKAPDPAYLEKLLKQLSLWEKKDAQIKTLSGGMKRRVMIAKALSHEPEILFLDEPTAGVDVELRRDMWKMVKDLQTSGVTIILTTHYIDEAEEMADRIGVINKGELILVEEKERLMQKLGKKQLAIQLHVPLQQVPAGLERFNLDLSDDGYSLIYTFDTQDENSGIAELLRCLDEKKLEFRDLHSSESSLEDIFVNLVREES; this is translated from the coding sequence ATGGAAAATGTAATTTCAATTAAAGATTTAAATAAAACGTACAAGGGTGGTTTTACCGCCCTTCGTAATATTAATTTGGATATAAAAAAGGGTGAGTTGTTTGCGCTGCTAGGGCCAAATGGTGCAGGTAAAACGACCTTAATTAGTATTGTCTGCGGCATTGTTAATGGCACTAACGGGCGTGTGCTAGCCGGTGGTTTTGATATTGCAAAAGAATACCGGGCAGCCCGGCGTGCGATTGGTTTGGTGCCGCAAGAAATTTCCACTGATGCTTTTGAAAGTGTTTGGGCAACGGTTGTTTTTAGTCGAGGCCTATTTGGCAAAGCGCCAGACCCAGCCTATTTGGAAAAGCTTCTGAAACAGCTTTCGCTATGGGAAAAGAAAGACGCGCAAATAAAGACGTTGTCCGGCGGCATGAAACGCCGTGTCATGATTGCAAAGGCGTTGTCTCACGAACCTGAAATTTTGTTTCTGGATGAACCCACAGCAGGCGTTGATGTTGAATTGCGGCGCGACATGTGGAAAATGGTGAAAGATTTACAGACGTCGGGTGTGACCATAATATTAACAACGCACTATATTGACGAAGCGGAAGAGATGGCAGACCGCATAGGTGTTATCAATAAGGGCGAACTTATTCTTGTTGAGGAAAAAGAACGTTTGATGCAAAAGCTGGGTAAGAAACAGCTGGCTATCCAGCTTCATGTGCCTCTTCAGCAGGTGCCCGCCGGCCTTGAGAGGTTCAACCTTGATCTCAGTGATGACGGCTACTCGCTCATTTATACTTTTGATACACAGGACGAAAATTCTGGTATTGCCGAGTTGTTGCGTTGTCTCGATGAAAAAAAACTTGAGTTTAGAGATCTTCATTCCAGTGAAAGCTCACTCGAAGATATATTTGTAAATCTGGTGAGGGAAGAATCATGA
- a CDS encoding ABC transporter permease: MNLYGIRAIYMFEMARTGRTLMQSIASPVLSTSLYFIVFGAAIGSRMGDIDGVSYGAFIIPGLIMLSLLGESISNASFGIFFPKFSGTIYEILSAPVSPMEIVIGYVGAAATKSVVLGGLILLTARVFVDYDIAHPVWMVSFLMLTAVTFSMFGFIIGVWADDFQKLQVIPLMVITPLTFLGGAFYSISMLPETWQKLTLFNPVVYLISGFRWSFYGVADVNIGVSLGMTLFFLTVCLATVWWIFKTGYRIRQ; this comes from the coding sequence ATGAATTTATACGGTATTCGCGCTATCTATATGTTTGAAATGGCGAGAACAGGCCGTACTCTTATGCAGAGTATTGCCTCACCAGTGTTGTCTACGTCGCTGTATTTTATTGTGTTTGGTGCGGCAATTGGTTCCCGAATGGGCGATATAGATGGCGTAAGCTATGGTGCCTTTATCATCCCTGGGCTAATTATGTTGTCTTTACTAGGCGAAAGTATTTCGAATGCTTCGTTCGGTATATTTTTCCCGAAGTTCTCTGGCACGATATACGAAATATTGTCGGCACCCGTGTCGCCAATGGAGATTGTGATTGGTTATGTCGGTGCTGCGGCTACAAAATCTGTAGTTTTGGGAGGGCTTATTCTGTTAACGGCCCGCGTGTTTGTTGATTATGATATTGCTCACCCGGTGTGGATGGTGTCCTTCTTAATGCTTACGGCGGTTACCTTTAGTATGTTCGGTTTCATTATTGGTGTGTGGGCCGATGATTTTCAAAAGCTACAGGTTATTCCGTTAATGGTTATTACCCCGCTCACTTTTTTGGGCGGTGCGTTTTACTCCATCAGCATGCTACCTGAAACTTGGCAAAAATTGACGTTGTTTAATCCTGTGGTGTATCTGATTAGCGGTTTTCGTTGGTCATTTTACGGTGTTGCTGATGTGAATATAGGCGTAAGTCTGGGTATGACCCTGTTTTTCCTAACGGTTTGTCTTGCAACTGTTTGGTGGATTTTTAAAACAGGCTATCGTATTCGGCAATAG